The following proteins come from a genomic window of Campylobacter coli 76339:
- a CDS encoding Periplasmic thiol:disulfide interchange protein, DsbA-like: protein MFKKMTKILTSLSLVCTFAMADDFITLSEALPDSKNSVIEAFSYKCIHCYNHHKFGTLEKLREAFPNLNFKLYPVSLMNGEYANELNELFAFAQFKDEQNSKDASYSDSLSHKLADVYFVVYFINKQTDFSNLDEFYDIGLKAMGVDKNEVLNFLNTPKAKEILNEFKRANDIARTYGTPTFVVNGKYQINPSAIGSMQDLENIVKKLSNMP, encoded by the coding sequence ATGTTTAAAAAGATGACAAAAATTTTAACAAGTTTGAGTCTTGTTTGTACTTTTGCGATGGCAGATGATTTTATCACTCTATCAGAAGCTTTGCCTGATTCTAAAAATTCTGTTATAGAAGCTTTTTCTTATAAATGCATACATTGTTATAATCACCATAAATTTGGTACCTTAGAAAAACTCAGAGAAGCTTTTCCAAATTTGAATTTTAAACTCTATCCTGTAAGCTTAATGAATGGAGAATATGCAAACGAACTTAATGAACTCTTTGCCTTTGCTCAGTTTAAAGATGAACAAAATAGTAAGGATGCTAGCTATAGCGATAGTCTATCGCATAAACTTGCCGATGTTTATTTTGTAGTTTATTTCATAAATAAACAAACTGATTTTTCAAATTTGGATGAATTTTATGATATAGGTTTAAAAGCTATGGGTGTAGACAAAAACGAAGTGTTGAATTTTTTAAATACTCCTAAGGCTAAAGAAATTTTAAATGAATTTAAAAGAGCCAATGATATAGCTAGAACCTATGGAACCCCTACTTTTGTTGTAAATGGGAAATATCAAATCAATCCTAGCGCAATCGGATCAATGCAGGATTTAGAAAATATCGTTAAAAAACTTAGCAATATGCCATAA
- a CDS encoding Putative periplasmic protein produces MKKILPILIGFCSLSLANVYEKLNDFAYEKKPNKDFKIQEVKLIQFSQNNKNCLDLLIEAGQVRILKSYNECQKLSKDTEFQKFLNDDFLKLYKNDGYIIHENLQDLKKAMQDIMIYYKLRFAFSDNIQDMSKNKNLSILNMDKKEGGTLLYKINNQACVGIELARHNSRMAMKVYGIENLDKECKFFIQAPSFKNISFTKNDFKWYYLE; encoded by the coding sequence ATGAAAAAAATACTTCCGATACTTATAGGCTTTTGTTCTCTATCGCTCGCTAATGTTTATGAAAAACTTAATGATTTTGCATATGAAAAAAAGCCCAATAAAGATTTTAAAATTCAAGAAGTTAAATTGATACAATTTTCACAAAATAATAAAAATTGTCTTGATCTTTTAATAGAAGCAGGGCAGGTGAGAATTCTTAAAAGCTATAATGAATGTCAAAAATTAAGCAAAGATACCGAATTTCAAAAATTTCTTAATGATGACTTTTTAAAATTATATAAAAATGATGGATATATTATCCATGAGAATTTGCAAGATCTTAAAAAGGCCATGCAAGATATTATGATATATTATAAATTGCGTTTTGCTTTTAGTGATAACATACAAGATATGAGTAAAAACAAAAATTTAAGTATTTTAAATATGGATAAAAAAGAAGGTGGCACGCTTCTTTATAAGATCAATAATCAAGCTTGCGTAGGTATAGAGCTTGCAAGACATAATTCTAGAATGGCTATGAAAGTCTATGGAATAGAAAACTTAGATAAGGAATGTAAGTTTTTTATACAAGCCCCATCTTTTAAGAATATTTCTTTTACAAAAAATGATTTTAAATGGTATTATTTAGAGTAA
- a CDS encoding 3'-to-5' oligoribonuclease B, Bacillus type yields the protein MKIYHLSHTDLDGYACQYIVNFYFKNVNFYNSNYGKEINENFNAILADIEKDNSFGQAIILITDLNLNLNQCEEFDKICKEKNIKIFLLDHHQSGEECAQKYAWYLLDNKRCATKITYDFFSKICKPDLELLNFAQVVNAVDIWLSEDANFELGKVFLGLIANAKEINRVMFKQAQVFYMFFLLERARKFINQPNSHILLDNAIHFIKKDFFAKDHDDTLSNLISYFVVEKLSELKEEFSIEYEGHKGILTSNIGNTSVIGNEFLVKNPDYDFFIDVSSRKTLSFRANGKVDVSLMAKKLVGGGGHKNASGGLFAAYKDGANYNYIKAQIVDLIKSKELKKGNSDATNTQ from the coding sequence ATGAAAATTTATCATCTTTCACATACTGATCTTGATGGTTATGCTTGTCAATATATAGTCAATTTTTATTTTAAAAATGTAAATTTTTATAATTCTAATTATGGTAAAGAAATCAATGAAAATTTCAATGCGATTTTAGCAGATATAGAAAAAGATAATAGCTTTGGGCAGGCTATTATTTTAATCACTGATTTGAATTTGAATTTAAATCAGTGCGAAGAATTTGATAAAATTTGCAAAGAAAAAAATATCAAAATCTTTTTATTAGATCACCATCAAAGCGGTGAAGAATGTGCTCAAAAATATGCATGGTATTTGCTAGATAATAAAAGATGTGCGACTAAAATTACTTATGATTTTTTCTCTAAAATTTGTAAGCCTGATTTAGAACTTTTAAATTTTGCTCAGGTTGTAAATGCTGTTGATATTTGGTTAAGCGAGGATGCGAATTTTGAACTTGGAAAAGTTTTTTTGGGTTTGATTGCAAATGCAAAAGAAATTAATCGCGTGATGTTTAAGCAAGCGCAAGTTTTTTATATGTTTTTCTTGCTTGAAAGAGCAAGAAAATTTATAAATCAACCTAATTCACATATTTTGCTTGATAATGCTATCCATTTTATCAAAAAAGATTTTTTTGCTAAAGATCATGACGATACTCTTTCTAATCTCATCTCTTATTTTGTAGTAGAAAAACTGAGTGAGTTAAAAGAAGAATTCAGTATAGAGTATGAAGGCCATAAGGGAATTCTTACTTCAAATATAGGCAATACCTCTGTCATAGGTAATGAATTTTTAGTTAAAAATCCTGACTATGATTTTTTCATCGATGTAAGTTCTAGAAAAACTTTAAGCTTTCGTGCAAATGGTAAGGTTGATGTAAGCTTGATGGCTAAAAAGCTAGTAGGTGGAGGAGGGCATAAAAATGCTAGTGGTGGGCTTTTTGCGGCTTATAAAGATGGAGCAAATTATAACTATATCAAAGCTCAAATCGTTGATTTGATAAAAAGTAAAGAACTCAAAAAAGGAAATTCAGATGCCACAAACACACAATAA
- a CDS encoding Flagellar biosynthesis protein FlhA: MAKNKLVDLVFPFLGPLIGPVLRAKSLTIVGFIVCILAIIIVPLPSPILDFFLALSIALSVLIILISIYIPKPTDLTTFPTLILIITLFRLSLNIATTRMILSEGQNGPAAVSEIIAAFGEFVVGGNMVIGVIVFCILVLINFMVVTKGSTRVSEVQARFTLDAMPGKQMAIDADLNAGLIDEQTARARRQEIIAEANFYGAMDGSSKFIKGDAVAGIIITIINIIGGFLIGAFQHDMALADAASTYTILTIGDGLVSQIPGLITSTATAIIITRASKDEENFAEGTLTQLLSEYRTLLIVGFVLFIFALVPGLPHLSLGFMALVFLALGYLTKQVKEGKIEVNTPKKAKASAANAASGAGGASGAPAPAKKSEEEILKEEEHKINDILKVEILELELGYGLIKLAETELTERIRSMRRSIAESLGFLMPKIRIRDNLRLKPNEYSFKLKGVSIASAEIYPDKYLAMDSGFITEEIEGIATKEPAFNSDALWIDSNLKDEATLNGYIVIDPASVISTHMSELIKAHASELLTRQEVQNLLDKVKNDYPIIVEGALGVAPVSLIQKILKDLLKHNIPIKDMLTILESVSDIAEVSKSFDMIIEHVRASLARMITNMYLDDKGNLDIFILDSASSAVLMENVQFRDGSYHLPLSVAQTGTLVDTLRAEVAAVANGRIKPFILCVEPQLRKFIADICYNFNINIVVLSFAEIAENTNFNTEGIIRIEL, translated from the coding sequence ATGGCAAAAAATAAATTAGTCGATCTTGTTTTTCCTTTTTTAGGACCCTTAATTGGTCCTGTATTAAGAGCTAAAAGTCTTACTATCGTTGGATTTATAGTATGTATTTTAGCTATTATTATTGTTCCTTTACCAAGTCCTATTTTGGACTTTTTCTTGGCTTTAAGTATTGCTTTATCGGTACTTATTATTTTAATTTCTATTTATATTCCCAAACCAACAGATTTAACTACTTTTCCAACTCTTATCTTGATTATCACACTATTTAGACTTTCTCTAAATATAGCGACTACGAGAATGATTCTAAGTGAAGGGCAAAATGGTCCTGCGGCGGTGAGTGAGATTATCGCAGCTTTTGGAGAATTTGTAGTGGGTGGAAATATGGTCATTGGGGTGATTGTATTTTGTATTTTGGTTTTGATTAACTTTATGGTTGTAACCAAAGGTAGTACAAGGGTTTCTGAAGTACAAGCAAGATTTACTCTTGATGCAATGCCAGGAAAGCAAATGGCTATTGATGCGGATTTAAATGCGGGACTTATCGATGAGCAAACTGCAAGAGCAAGGCGTCAAGAAATTATCGCTGAGGCAAATTTCTATGGTGCAATGGACGGTTCTTCTAAATTTATCAAAGGGGATGCTGTTGCAGGTATTATTATAACCATTATAAATATTATAGGCGGCTTCTTAATAGGCGCTTTTCAGCATGATATGGCTTTGGCAGATGCAGCCTCTACTTATACTATACTTACTATAGGCGATGGTCTTGTATCACAAATTCCAGGACTTATCACTTCTACAGCAACGGCTATCATCATCACCCGTGCAAGTAAAGATGAGGAAAATTTTGCTGAAGGGACATTGACACAGCTTTTAAGCGAGTATCGAACACTTTTGATTGTGGGTTTTGTTCTTTTTATCTTTGCTCTTGTTCCAGGTTTGCCACATTTATCATTAGGTTTTATGGCTTTGGTATTTTTAGCACTTGGTTATCTAACCAAGCAAGTAAAAGAGGGTAAAATTGAAGTCAATACACCTAAAAAAGCAAAAGCAAGTGCGGCTAATGCTGCAAGTGGAGCGGGTGGGGCTAGTGGAGCTCCTGCTCCTGCCAAAAAAAGCGAAGAAGAAATTCTAAAAGAAGAAGAGCATAAAATAAATGATATACTTAAGGTTGAAATTTTAGAACTTGAACTAGGTTATGGTTTGATAAAACTTGCCGAAACCGAATTAACTGAAAGAATTCGCTCTATGAGAAGAAGTATTGCTGAGAGCTTAGGTTTTTTAATGCCTAAAATTAGAATTCGGGATAATTTACGACTTAAGCCTAATGAATACAGCTTTAAACTAAAGGGTGTATCTATAGCAAGTGCTGAAATTTACCCTGATAAGTATTTGGCTATGGATAGTGGCTTTATCACAGAAGAGATTGAAGGGATTGCTACAAAAGAACCTGCTTTTAATTCTGATGCACTTTGGATAGATTCAAATTTAAAAGATGAAGCAACTTTAAATGGCTATATAGTTATAGATCCAGCAAGTGTGATCTCAACGCATATGAGCGAGCTTATCAAGGCACACGCAAGCGAACTCCTTACACGCCAAGAAGTACAAAATCTTCTTGATAAGGTTAAAAATGATTATCCAATTATAGTAGAAGGTGCTTTAGGTGTAGCTCCTGTAAGTCTTATCCAAAAAATTCTTAAAGACTTGCTCAAACACAATATACCTATTAAAGATATGCTGACTATTTTAGAATCTGTAAGCGATATTGCTGAAGTAAGCAAGAGCTTTGATATGATCATAGAGCATGTAAGAGCATCTTTGGCCAGAATGATTACCAACATGTATCTTGACGATAAAGGAAATTTGGATATTTTCATTCTAGACTCTGCTAGCTCTGCAGTTTTAATGGAAAATGTGCAATTTAGAGACGGTAGTTATCACCTACCTTTAAGCGTAGCACAAACGGGAACTTTGGTAGATACTTTAAGGGCTGAAGTTGCTGCGGTAGCAAATGGGCGTATCAAGCCTTTTATACTTTGCGTTGAACCGCAACTTAGAAAATTTATCGCTGATATTTGTTATAATTTTAATATTAATATAGTTGTTCTCAGTTTTGCAGAAATAGCGGAAAATACAAATTTTAATACCGAAGGTATTATCAGGATAGAACTTTAA
- a CDS encoding Rrf2 family transcriptional regulator, translated as MLFTKASEYALLSLIYIAHKENPQDVDSLALELNIPKSFLAKILQTLAKDDLLKSFKGAKGGFALIKEPSQYSIKEIVNSAEKKEVSVFECSGGVCPNNKEENCALMPILINLQNKVDEFLDSITLADIMNHNGKK; from the coding sequence GTGCTATTTACCAAAGCTAGCGAATATGCTTTACTTTCTTTAATTTATATCGCTCATAAAGAAAATCCTCAAGATGTTGATTCTTTGGCGTTAGAGCTTAATATTCCTAAAAGTTTTTTGGCGAAAATTTTACAAACTCTAGCTAAAGATGATTTATTAAAATCTTTTAAGGGTGCTAAGGGTGGATTTGCTCTTATTAAAGAGCCAAGCCAATACAGTATAAAAGAGATTGTCAATAGTGCAGAAAAGAAAGAAGTAAGCGTTTTCGAATGCAGTGGTGGAGTGTGTCCTAATAATAAAGAAGAAAATTGTGCTCTTATGCCAATACTTATAAATTTACAAAATAAAGTAGATGAATTTTTGGATTCCATCACCCTAGCGGATATTATGAATCATAATGGCAAAAAATAA
- a CDS encoding SSU ribosomal protein S15p (S13e), with product MALDSAKKAEIVAKFARKAGDTGSTEVQVALLSARIAELTEHLKIYKKDFSSRLGLLKLVGQRKRLLAYLKRKDYNSYSKLITELNLRDK from the coding sequence ATGGCTTTGGATTCGGCTAAAAAAGCAGAAATTGTTGCGAAATTCGCTAGAAAAGCGGGCGATACTGGCTCGACAGAAGTTCAAGTAGCACTTTTAAGTGCGAGAATTGCAGAACTTACAGAACATTTAAAAATCTACAAAAAAGATTTTTCTTCAAGATTAGGACTTTTAAAACTTGTAGGTCAAAGAAAAAGACTTTTAGCTTATCTAAAAAGAAAAGATTACAATTCTTATAGTAAATTAATTACAGAATTAAATCTTAGAGATAAATAA